The proteins below come from a single Miscanthus floridulus cultivar M001 chromosome 1, ASM1932011v1, whole genome shotgun sequence genomic window:
- the LOC136475182 gene encoding uncharacterized protein, giving the protein MAASSSRLLKLTLSSYFLRSCRLASSYLLPTASRCHPGPLHSLRFCSAVPAVVDVAADPAEAAVSAGHPWPEWGDFLDKLRAKGYFEQGVPSSSVSSGEGAAGDGDAAVAAASENAAASASGNTVVSVADSAVASVDIYPFWDENRVKNACLKFARDRFDLLSSLPKQDIQAIVMSGCPNKNRKPINSAKRLREFVMVKEEDACSICNFKASCDKAYITPKDKAEVKTVDVVRILLSYAMDKNLSGENSVIESVQESAKKLLSRLIELSDTAIDESLPKPSFQASRKSQGSDGKGRETTAVEMKKGDWLCTNCNFLNFARNRHCKECKADGPKKIEAAMAEMKMGDWICTQCQFMNFSHNKICFKCEEPRPKRQLNPGEWECSSCDFVNFRRNIFCKKCNRDRPEDDTQDSQLGLRKTRGADKSRRFDYIDQKSDDDNVSPYEGFHKRGASMRLKPDQRRTIAKSRGFDDLEDGLVTAKRRSTKEDEDDEVLPYEGVRKHVVSRRAGLVQVVESYRL; this is encoded by the exons ATGGCTGCCTCCTCCTCCAGGCTCCTAAAGCTCACTCTGAGCTCCTATTTCCTCCGCTCCTGCCGCCTCGCTTCCAGCTACCTACTCCCCACCGCCTCCCGCTGCCACCCGGGCCCGCTCCACTCCCTCCGCTTCTGCTCCGCGGTCCCCGCGGTTGTCGATGTCGCCGCCGACCCTGCCGAGGCGGCTGTATCCGCCGGCCACCCGTGGCCGGAGTGGGGCGACTTCCTCGATAAGCTGCGGGCCAAGGGGTACTTCGAGCAAGGCGTGCCCTCCTCCAGCGTGAGTTCTGGCGAGGGAGCCGCCGGAGATGGGGATGCGGCGGTTGCAGCTGCATCTGAGAACGCAGCAGCGTCTGCTTCCGGTAACACGGTGGTGTCTGTGGCGGATAGCGCGGTGGCCTCGGTAGACATTTATCCTTTTTGGGACGAGAACAGGGTGAAGAATGCGTGCCTCAAATTTGCGCGCGACCGCTTCGATCTCCTCAG CTCGCTTCCCAAGCAGGATATTCAAGCTATTGTCATGTCTGGATGTCCTAATAAAAATCGGAAGCCCATCAATTCTGCAAAAAGGTTGAGAGAGTTTGTGATGGTCAAAGAAGAAGAT GCATGCAGCATTTGCAATTTTAAGGCATCTTGTGATAAAGCTTATATCACTCCAAAGGACAAGGCTGAAGTTAAGACTGTTGATGTTGTTCGCATACTGCTAAGTTACGCAATGGATAAAAACCTTTCAGGAGAAAACTCAGTTATCGAAAGCGTGCAAGAATCTGCAAAAAAGCTTCTCTCACGGCTTATTGAACTTAGCGACACAGCAATCGATGAATCTCTTCCGAAACCTTCATTTCAAGCTTCTAGGAAGTCTCAGGGCTCAGATGGGAAGGGGAGAGAAACAACTGCAGTTGAAATGAAGAAGGGTGACTGGTTGTGCACTAA CTGTAACTTCTTAAATTTTGCTCGTAATCGTCACTGTAAGGAATGCAAAGCAGATGGACCAAAGAAAATCGAAGCAGCCATGGCTGAAATGAAAATGGGCGATTGGATCTGCACACA GTGTCAGTTTATGAACTTCTCTCACAACAAGATTTGTTTTAAATGTGAAGAACCTCGCCCGAAGAGGCAACTCAATCCTGGAGAGTGGGAGTGCTCCTC ATGTGACTTTGTTAACTTCCGACGCAACATTTTCTGCAAGAAGTGCAATCGGGACCGCCCTGAGGATGATACCCAGGATAGTCAGCTGGGATTGAGAAAAACGAGAGGGGCTGACAAGAGTAGAAGATTTGACTATATTGATCAGAAGAGTGATGATGACAATGTCTCTCCCTATGAAGGGTTCCACAAGCGTGGGGCAAGCATGAGGTTGAAACCGGACCAGAGAAGAACCATTGCCAAGAGCAGAGGCTTCGACGATCTGGAGGATGGTCTCGTTACTGCCAAGCGTAGAAGCACGAAGGAAGATGAGGATGACGAAGTCTTACCGTACGAAGGTGTGCGCAAGCATGTTGTGagcagaagggcgggcctggtgcaagtggtagagtcttaccgcctatga
- the LOC136452992 gene encoding secreted RxLR effector protein 161-like has protein sequence MLSYYLGIEVRQGKETLTSCQSAYASKLLKRSGMAECKSCVTPMEERLKLTKASTVVKLDATLYQSIVGGLRYLVHTRPNIAFVVSYVSRFMEDPSVDHWAAVKQLLRYIKGTVDQGTVFPKTGESGMQLTMFSDADMAEDIDGRRSTSGVLVFLGSAPISWLSLKQKVVALSTCKTEYVTVATAVCRAVWLRRLLGELIDGMSSSTALK, from the exons ATGCTGTcgtactacctcggcatcgaggtaagACAGGGGAAGGAGACGCTCACGTCCtgtcagagcgcgtacgcctcgaaGTTGTTgaagcggagcggcatggctgagtgtaaGTCGtgtgtgactccgatggaggagcggctgaagctgacgaaggccagtaccgtgGTGAAgttagatgcaacactctaccagagcatcgtcggtggtctgcgctacctagtccacacgaggccgaacATTGCATTTGTCGTGAGCTatgtcagccgcttcatggaggatcccagtgTGGATCACTGGGCCGCGGTGAAGCAGCTGctgcgctacatcaaggggacAGTGGATCAGGGGACCGTCTTCCCCAAGACTGGCGAAAGTGGGATGCagctcactatgttcagcgatgcagacatggcggaagacatcgacggacggcgaagtacctctggcgtgctcgtcttcctcgggtcagctccaatctcatggttgtcgctgaaacagaaggtggtggcgttgtCCACATGCAAGACAGAGTACGTGACAGTGGCCACAGCGGTGTGCCgagctgtgtggctgcgccggctgctgggcgagctgatcg ATGGAATGAGCAGCAGCACTGCATTAAAGTAG
- the LOC136452464 gene encoding uncharacterized protein, which translates to MAVSIELTKEYGYVVLVLVAYAFLNFWMSFQVGKARRKYKVFYPTMYAIESENKDAKLFNCVQRGHQNSLEMMPMFFVMLLLGGLQHPTIAAGLGVLYVVARFFYFKGYATGVPDNRLKIGGLNFLAVFGLIICTASFGINLVIRETL; encoded by the exons ATGGCCGTGTCGATCGAGCTCACCAAGGAGTACGGCTACGTCGTGCTGGTGCTGGTGGCCTATGCCTTCCTCAACTTCTGGATGAGCTTCCAGGTCGGCAAGGCCCGCAGAAA GTACAAGGTGTTCTACCCCACCATGTACGCCATCGAGTCGGAGAACAAGGACGCCAAGCTCTTCAACTGCGTGCAG AGGGGGCACCAGAACTCTCTGGAGATGATGCCCATGTTCTTCGTCATGCTGCTGCTGGGCGGCCTGCAGCACCCGACCATCGCCGCCGGGCTGGGCGTCCTCTACGTCGTCGCGAGGTTCTTCTACTTCAAGGGATACGCCACCGGCGTTCCGGACAACCGTCTCAAGATTGG GGGGCTCAACTTCTTGGCAGTGTTTGGGCTGATCATCTGCACGGCATCTTTCGGCATCAACTTGGTCATCAGGGAGACACTCTAA